The genomic window TCGAAGCCGGCGAGAACGACAACCTGATCGTGCAGCGCCTTGAAGCCGACCCGACCGCCGTCGGCATCTTCGGCTATTCGTTCCTCTACGAGAACAACGACAAGCTGATGGGCATCTCGATCAACGGCGTGGCCCCCTCGGAAGAAACCATTGCCGACTTCACCTATGGCGTGGCGCGTCCGCTCTATGTCTACATCAAGAACGCCCACCGTGGCGTCATCCCGGGCCTGAACGAATTCGTCACCGAATTCGTGTCGGACGAGGCGATGGCAGCGGGCGGCTACATGGAAGAGCGTGGCCTGACCCCGCTGGGTGCCGACCTGATCGGCGGCGTGCAGACGGTCGCCCTCGACGCCGTGAACATGACCGCGCCCGAAAAGTAAGCCGATCCGAACCGACCGGCCGCCCGCGATTCCCGCGGGCGGCCTTTTCAGACCATCAACCGGGGCTCTGCGCATGACCGGCCTGGCTTTCCTGCTGCTTCTTACCGCCTCTCTGCTGGGCTTCATCCTGAACCGCCGGGCGGCACGGTCGATCCGCGCAACCGGCGCGCCGATGCACTCCCTGACCAATTACCACGGCGGCTTTTCAAGCCTGCTGGTGCTGGTTCCGGGCTTCGTGTTCCTTGTGCTCTGGATCCTGTTCCAGGGCACCGTCATCAACCAGATGGTGATGGGCAGCCTGCCCGCCGATGTGCTGAGCGGGCTTGACGACGGGGCGGTCAATCTGGTGCTGACCGAGATTTCCTCGCTGGCGGCTGGAAGGGTTTTCGGCACGCCCGCGCCGTGGAAGATCGAGGCCGCCGAGTACATGACCGCGCTGCGGGCCGCCGCAAGCTGGCTGATGATCGCGGGCCTTTCGGCCATCATCGCCGCCGCGCTGTTCTTTGCCTTCTCGCGGGTCAGGGCCGACTTCCGCGCCCGGCAGGGGGTGGAGCGTATCATCCTCGGGCTGATGATCTTCTGTTCCTCGGTCGCGATCTTCACCACGGTCGGCATCGTGCTGTCGCTGGTGTTCGAAAGCTACCGCTTCTTCAGCATGGTTCCGGTGACCGAGTTCCTGTTCGGCACCAACTGGGAACCGCAGATCCCGATGCGCGCCGACCAGATCGCGGGGGCAGGGGCCTTCGGCTGGCTGCCGGTCATCCTGGGCACCATGGTGATCACCGTGATCTCGATGGCGATCGCGACGCCCATCGGGCTGTTTTCCGCGATCTACCTGAACGAATTCGCCTCACCGGGATTCCGGTCCTTTGCCAAGCCGCTGCTGGAGATTCTCGCGGGCATTCCGACCGTGGTTTACGGCTTCTTCGCGGTGCTGACCGTGGCCCCGGCCCTGCGCGCCGGCGCTGCCGACTGGGGCATCGCCATGTCGCCCAACACCGCGCTTGCGGCCGGGGGGGTGATGGCGATCATGCTGATCCCGTTCATCTCGTCCTTTGCCGATGACGCGCTTTCGGCGGTGCCGCGGTCCCTGCGCGACGGCAGTCTGGCACTGGGGGCCACCCGGGCCGAAACCGTGCTGAACGTGCTGTTCCCGGCCGCCATTCCGGGCATCGTGGGCGGCATCCTGCTGGCCGTCAGCCGCGCCGTGGGGGAAACCATGATCGTGGTGATGGCCGCGGGTCTGATCGCCACCATGACCATCAACCCTCTGGACAGCGTGACCACCGTCACCGTGCAGATCGTCACGCTGCTGATCGGCGACACCTCTTTCGACAATCCCAAGACGCTGGCGGCCTTCGCCCTTGGCCTGATGCTGTTCATCGTGACGCTGGGCATCAACATCTTCGCGCTGCGGATCGTCCGCAAATACCGCGAAATCTACGATTGAGGACGCCAAGATGACCGACATCACCCCCGACGGCGCGGCCGACAAACCCTGGGCCTCGCCCCGCGCGGCGGCCAACGTCAAGAAGCGCCACCGCTCGGAACTGGTGCTGAAATCGCTGGGCCTTGGCGCGATGGGCATCGCCTTCCTGATGCTGTTCCTGCTGGTCTCGTCGCTGGTTTCGACCGGCTGGCGGGCCTTCACCCAGACCCATGTCACCATCGACTTTCCGGTGACGGAGGATCGGGTGAAAGCCGACCAGATCGCGAGAGGCAACTATCGCGGGCTGATGCAGGATGCGATGACCGCCACCCTGCCGACCTTTTCCGAAGCCAGGCCGAAGGATCTGGCCGACATCCTGTCGAACGCGGCACAGTTCTCGCTGCGCGACCGCGTGGTTGCCGACCCGACCCTGATCGGGCGGACCATAACGATGAAGGTGCCGGTGTCCGACCCCTACGACCAGTTGAACAAGGGCCTGATCGACCGCGAAACGCCCGAACAGAACCGCCGCCTGTCCAACGCCCAGATCGCCGCCTTCGACGCGCTGGTGGCAGACGGGCGGGTGTCGAAGCCGTTCAACTGGGCGCTGTTCACCAACGCCGACAGCCGCTTTCCCGAACTGGCGGGCCTGAAGGGCGCGCTGGTCGGTTCGTTCTATGCGCTGATGACCTGTTTCCTGCTGTCCTTCCCGATCGGGATCGGCGCGGCGATCTACCTCGAGGAATTCGCGCCCAAGAACAAGATCAGCGATTTCATCGAGATCAACATCAACAACCTTGCAGCGGTGCCCTCGGTGGTGTTCGGTCTGCTGGCGCTGGCGGTGTTTCTGGGCTGGTTCGGGATGCCGCGGTCAGCCCCCTTCGTGGGCGGGCTGACGCTGGCGCTGATGACGCTGCCGACCATCATCATCGCCACCCGGGCCGCGCTGAAGGCCGTGCCGCCCAGCATTCGCGAAGCGGCGCTGGGGGTGGGGGCCAGCAAGCAGCAGGTGGTGTTCCACCACGTCTTGCCGCTGGCGCTTCCCGGCATCCTGACCGGCACCATCATCGGCCTGGCACAGGCGCTGGGGGAAACCGCGCCGCTTCTGCTGATCGGGATGAACGCCTTCATCACCGCCGCCCCGGGCACGCCCTTCGACAGCGCCACCGCCTTGCCGACCCAGATCTTCATCTGGGCCGACAGCCCCGAGCGCGGCTTCGTCAGCCGCACGTCCGCCGCGATCCTGGTCCTGCTGGGTTTCCTGATCGCCATGAATGCCCTCGCCATTTTCCTGCGCTCGCGTTTCGAGCGGAAGTGGTAAGACAGGAGCCTGCCCGATGAACGACATGCGAATTCTGGAGAGAGACGTGGACGTGAGCCGCACCAAGATCATGGCACGCAACGTGCAAGTGCATTACGGCACCAACCATGCGCTGAAGGATGTGAACGTCGACGTGCTCGACAAGACGGTGACCGCCTTCATCGGCCCGTCGGGCTGCGGCAAGTCCACCTTCCTGCGCTGCCTGAACCGCATGAACGACACCATCGATTCCTGCCGGGTCGACGGGTCGATCACCATGGACGGCAACGACATCTACGACCCGCGCATCGACCCGGTGCAACTGCGGGCACGGGTCGGCATGGTGTTCCAGAAGCCGAACCCCTTCCCCAAGTCGATCTATGAGAATGTCTCCTATGGCCCCAAGATCCACGGCCTGACCCGCAACAAGGCGGAAATGGACGAGATCGTTGAAAAGTCGTTGCGCCGCGCCGCCCTGTGGGGCGAGGTCAAGGACCGGCTCGACAGCCCCGGCACCGGCCTGTCTGGCGGCCAGCAGCAGCGCCTGTGCATCGCGCGCGCCATCGCCACCTCGCCCGAGGTGCTGCTGATGGACGAACCCTGCTCGGCGCTCGACCCGATCGCCACCGCCCAGGTCGAGGAACTGATCGACGAGCTGCGCAGCCAGTTCTCGGTGGTGATCGTCACCCACTCGATGCAGCAGGCGGCACGGGTCAGCCAGAGGACCGCCTTCTTCCACCTCGGCTATCTGGTGGAATACGGCGAGACGGGGCAGATATTCACCAATCCCAAGGACCCGCGCACCGAATCCTACATCACCGGCCGGATCGGCTGAGGGAGACCATGATGCACAACGAACAGCACATCGCCTCGGTCTTCGACCGGGATCTGGAAGCGATCCAGGCCATGATCATGAAGATGGGCGGGCTGGTCGAGGCCGCCCTGCTCGACGCCGCCCAGGCACTGGAAACCCGCGACGAGGAACTGTCGGAACGGGTGCGCCGTGGCGATGCCGCGATCGACACGCTGGAAGACCAGGTCAACACCGAATGCGCGCGGGTTATCGCCCTGCGCGCCCCCACGGCGGGCGATCTGCGCACCGTGCTGACAGTGATGAAGATATCGGCCAGTCTGGAACGCTGCGGTGACTATGCCAAGAATCTGGCGAAACGCTCGACGGTGCTGGCGCAGATGGCGCCGATCGGCGGCTCTGCCGGGTCTATCCGCCGGATGGCCAAGACCGTGACCCTGCAGCTGAAGGACGCGCTCGACGCCTATATCCAGCGCGACGCCGAACTGGCGGCCGACGTGCGGATGCGCGACAAGGACGTGGACCAGATGTACAACGCGCTGTTCCGCGAATTCCTGACCCACATGATGGAAGACCCCCGCAACATCACCGCCTGCATGCACCTGCATTTCATCGCCAAGAACATCGAACGCATGGGCGACCATGCCACCGGAATCGCCGAACAGGTGATTTACCTCGTGACCGGATCGCTGCCGGAAGAAGCCCGGCCGAAAGCCGACCTGATGGCAATGGGCCGTTCCGGCCTCGGCGAATGAGCAGGGTGCAGGGCATGGCTGGCGCGGAACAACCCCTGGTGCTGCTGGTCGAGGACGAACCGGCCCAGCGCGAAGTGCTGTCCTACAACCTGGAAGCCGAAGGCTACCGGGTGGCGCGCGCCGAGAATGGCGAGGAGGCGCTGCTGCTGGTCGACGAGATGGCACCCGACCTGATCGTGCTGGACTGGATGCTGCCCAACGTCTCGGGCATCGAAGTCTGCCGCCGGCTGAAGACCCGGCCGGAAACGCGCGGCGTGCCGATCATCATGCTTTCCGCACGGTCAGAGGAGG from Paracoccaceae bacterium Fryx2 includes these protein-coding regions:
- the pstC gene encoding phosphate ABC transporter permease subunit PstC → MTGLAFLLLLTASLLGFILNRRAARSIRATGAPMHSLTNYHGGFSSLLVLVPGFVFLVLWILFQGTVINQMVMGSLPADVLSGLDDGAVNLVLTEISSLAAGRVFGTPAPWKIEAAEYMTALRAAASWLMIAGLSAIIAAALFFAFSRVRADFRARQGVERIILGLMIFCSSVAIFTTVGIVLSLVFESYRFFSMVPVTEFLFGTNWEPQIPMRADQIAGAGAFGWLPVILGTMVITVISMAIATPIGLFSAIYLNEFASPGFRSFAKPLLEILAGIPTVVYGFFAVLTVAPALRAGAADWGIAMSPNTALAAGGVMAIMLIPFISSFADDALSAVPRSLRDGSLALGATRAETVLNVLFPAAIPGIVGGILLAVSRAVGETMIVVMAAGLIATMTINPLDSVTTVTVQIVTLLIGDTSFDNPKTLAAFALGLMLFIVTLGINIFALRIVRKYREIYD
- the pstA gene encoding phosphate ABC transporter permease PstA, with product MTDITPDGAADKPWASPRAAANVKKRHRSELVLKSLGLGAMGIAFLMLFLLVSSLVSTGWRAFTQTHVTIDFPVTEDRVKADQIARGNYRGLMQDAMTATLPTFSEARPKDLADILSNAAQFSLRDRVVADPTLIGRTITMKVPVSDPYDQLNKGLIDRETPEQNRRLSNAQIAAFDALVADGRVSKPFNWALFTNADSRFPELAGLKGALVGSFYALMTCFLLSFPIGIGAAIYLEEFAPKNKISDFIEININNLAAVPSVVFGLLALAVFLGWFGMPRSAPFVGGLTLALMTLPTIIIATRAALKAVPPSIREAALGVGASKQQVVFHHVLPLALPGILTGTIIGLAQALGETAPLLLIGMNAFITAAPGTPFDSATALPTQIFIWADSPERGFVSRTSAAILVLLGFLIAMNALAIFLRSRFERKW
- the pstB gene encoding phosphate ABC transporter ATP-binding protein PstB, with translation MNDMRILERDVDVSRTKIMARNVQVHYGTNHALKDVNVDVLDKTVTAFIGPSGCGKSTFLRCLNRMNDTIDSCRVDGSITMDGNDIYDPRIDPVQLRARVGMVFQKPNPFPKSIYENVSYGPKIHGLTRNKAEMDEIVEKSLRRAALWGEVKDRLDSPGTGLSGGQQQRLCIARAIATSPEVLLMDEPCSALDPIATAQVEELIDELRSQFSVVIVTHSMQQAARVSQRTAFFHLGYLVEYGETGQIFTNPKDPRTESYITGRIG
- the phoU gene encoding phosphate signaling complex protein PhoU, with translation MHNEQHIASVFDRDLEAIQAMIMKMGGLVEAALLDAAQALETRDEELSERVRRGDAAIDTLEDQVNTECARVIALRAPTAGDLRTVLTVMKISASLERCGDYAKNLAKRSTVLAQMAPIGGSAGSIRRMAKTVTLQLKDALDAYIQRDAELAADVRMRDKDVDQMYNALFREFLTHMMEDPRNITACMHLHFIAKNIERMGDHATGIAEQVIYLVTGSLPEEARPKADLMAMGRSGLGE